AGCTTTGAAACGAATTAAAGTGTAAAGGGGATAAAAATGAAAACTGAATCGTACTTTAAAGAATACAACCAATTTGTAATAGATCAACAAAAGGCTATACAAGAATTGAAACAAGAGCGTAATGCATTGGAGAGTAAAATAAAGATAGATAAGTCCACATATAAACAGTTAATCATGGATGGACAAGATGATAAAGCAGATAACCTATATCAAGCAACAGATGCTGATGAAAAGAAACTAAAAGCACTTAATAAACGCTTAGAGACAAAGAAAAGTGTGTCGAAAGAAGTTAAATATCAAAAGACAATTGAATTATTAAAACATCAAAGCGAGTTGTCATCATTATACGAATCAGAAAAGCAATCAGCTTTAGGTAAATTAAAAAAAGTAGTCGATGCATATAATGAGATCATTGATGAAATAGAAGATATTAATGATAGATATGAAGATGAGCATCAGCAATATGCGAGTATTTATAGTCAAGAACAATTATATGATGATAAAGAGGCTAGGGAAGCATTGAATGGCTACTTTAGAGAAAATATATTTACATCATATATTAATGGTAATGATTTGCCATACGAACACAATAACAAGTTGTTTTTAAAACGTTAAAAAGAAAGGGTAATTAAATGGAAACAAAATACGAGTTAAATAATACTAAAAAGGTCGCAAATGCATTTGGTTTAAATGAAGAAGATACAAATCTATTAATAAATGCAGTTGATTTGGATATTAAAAACAATATGCAGGAGATTTCAAGTGAGTTACAACAATCAGAACAGTCTAAGCAAAAGCAATTAGGTACAACGCTACAAAATTTAGCTAAGCAAAACAGGATTATTAAATAGCAATGATTGCCTATCCAATTCGGGTAGGCTCTGTTTATAGGGGTGAATAAATGAAACTGCTTAAAACGAAGAATTGTTTATATTATCGTAATGGCGACAATAAACTATCTGAGTATCAACTATTAACGCAATTTAACCCAGCATTTATTAATAAAAAAATTAAGATGTGTGAATTCCAAATTGAAAGTATGTACCATATGAGTGCGTCGACCACAACATGTGATGAAATAATGGGGGTCGTGTCTGTCTCATATCCGATTGAAAAATTAGTTATCAAAATTATTGAAACAAAAGCAGGGTTACAAAACTATAAAAATAGATCTATAAATAATATGGCGTTGTTGAAAAAGGTACTAAATCATTATACAGAAAAAGAGCAGAAGCAAGTTGTAAAATATATGCGTTCAAATGGACGATATAAGCCCTACAACGTCATTGAACGCTTACAAGTTGATTTGTATCAAGCAAGTATTAAACAACGTTCAGAACGTCAAAAACAAAGAAATACAGCAATTGAAAATAGCAAGATTGCACGAGTAAATGCTTATCACCAATCTTCACATGTAAAAGTGGTGTAACAATGGATAAAAAACAAATAAAAGGCATCGTGTGTGATTATCATAAGCGAACTAGAAGTGATGTATTAATAGATGATGATATAAATACTGATGAATTCTTTTCAATAGGTGATGAAAATTCCAATGAATGGATGGCAGACGATAACATTGATGATCATATTGTAAAGAATCACTTAGAAATGATTGTTGACCGAGTAGCGACCGATAAAGAGTTTTATATTTTTGACTCCCTTATACAAGGACGTAGTTATCAAGATATTAGTGGTGTCTTAGATTGTTCAGAACAATCTGTAAGATTATGATATGAAACCTTATTAGATAAAATTGTGGAGGTGATAGAATGAGTGAGTTAACGGCAAAACAAGCGCGTTTTGTGAATGAGTATATTAGAACACTTAATGTTACACAAAGTGCTATAAAAGCAGGTTATAGCGCAAATAGTGCACATGTGACAGGGTGTAGGTTATTGAAGAAGCCACACATCAAGCAATATATACAAGAACAAAAAGATAAGATTATAGATGAGAATGTATTAACTGCAAAAGAGTTACTACATGTGCTTACGAATGCGGCAGTCGGTGATGAAACAGAAACGAAAGAAGTAGTAGTAAAGCGTGGAGAATATAAAGAAAACCCACAAAGTGGCAAAGTACAGCTAGTCTATAACGAACATGTTGAACTGGTAGAGGTGCCAATTAAGCCAAGTGATCGTTTAAAAGCTCGTGATATGTTGGGGAAATACTATAAGTTATTTACAGATAAGCATGATATTAACGGCAATGTGCCTATATTCATTAACATTGGTGAATGGGACGGAGACGATGAGGAATTAGATAAGGCAGTGAAAAATGTATCTAACGCTAATCCTAATCATACTGTGATTTTGGATGATATACCATTAGAGGATTGAGGAGATTGAAACATCGTTTAATTGTGATATATAGTAATCATAACATTTAAAAATTTGTTAAAATTAGTACTAGGTACTAAAATGTAGTATAATGATTTTGTGTAGTTGCAACTAATGTCATTCCCTGATATTAGTTGCTTTTTTTAATATGAAACCTTTTTATTTTGTACAACTAAATATATAATAAAAAATAACTACACATGAAAGAGGTTAAGGGGAAAGTGAATAAAGATATTAAAATTAAAATCATTAAGATTACTACTCCTATTGAGTTTGAGAAAGATGAAAAAAATACTGCTCATGTAGGAGATTTCTTTGACTTTAATAGATTTAATTATTGTATTAAAGAAAAAATGAAATTAAGTGAAAAAGACAGACTTAAAACTTATAAAAAAACTGAAAGTTTTTATATTGAAAATTATAATGAAGATTTTAGCGACGATTTCGCAGTTGGAAATTTTATTTCTTTAAAGCATGGCTTTATATCAGATAATTTAAATATTACTGAATTTAAAGTAACAAGACAAAACGAGAAAGATGATGCTATTAAAAATAAAGTCAGTTTTTTAATTGATAAAAAGAGTGGATATTTTTATATTGTTAATGATGAGTTACACGTTATCAATTTTGAAAGATTAAGAAATTACTTTTTTATAAAAAAACCTAAAAGAATGAAATATATAAATAAATTCAATGAAGAAAATTCTAATGCATTTATAGATGAAAACAATAATAAGCTTTATATGATAGAGTTATTAGAACCTTTACCATTTCTTGAAAAGATTAGTAAGTTAACAACAGTCAAAAGTATTAAAATTAATCCTTCAAAAACAATAATTGAAGATGAAAAAGATAATAATATTTTTGATGATTTGAAACAAAATTTAGATAAAAATAATGTTGGAGAATATCAGACAGAGATTAAACTTACTAAATTTAAAAATAAGAAACTTACTAATGAATTAAAAAATTTTATTGAATATTTAGCAAAAAGTAAAAAATATGAAGATATCGCTGTGGAAGGAAATGTAAGTAATAATTATCCTAAAAAAATTACTGAAGATTCAACAACTAGAGACTTTTATGTAAAAAACGAAGTTGATGTAAAAGGTTTTCCGAAAGAACAACAATTATTTCAAAATATTCAAAGAGTTATTGAAGAAGAGGATCAATTGAATGTTGACAACTCTCAATATAAAGAGATTAAAGGGGTAAAATTATAGAGGGACGGAGTGTTAATTATGAGTAGAAGAACAAACAATTTAGATAATACTAGTTTTAAAACAAAGAAAACACGATTTCTTTATACATGCAATTTTTTAAAAGATTTTAAAAAAGGATTTAAAAAATTAGATTTATGTATACTTATTATATTATTAGTAATTATTTTTTGCTTCGTTTGTGAAATTATAAAATATAAACTTGATTCTAATTTAGATGTTCTAAAAAAATTTGTTCCTCTTTTGTTAACTTATTATTCAATTACTATTGGTTTTACTCTATCTTCTCTAACTTTTATGGCTGGGAATATTGAAAAATATAAAAGTAAGGCTAAGAAACTTTTCAAAAATATAATAACATTTTGTATATCTTATATTGTTATTTCATTAATTACTATTATAGTTTATTTAAGCTTATTTCTAGTTATGCATTATTTTAATTTTGAAGGTACGAATTATTGGATTAAGTTATTTACTTATTATATTTCGTTAAT
This is a stretch of genomic DNA from Staphylococcus roterodami. It encodes these proteins:
- a CDS encoding spore coat protein, whose translation is MKLLKTKNCLYYRNGDNKLSEYQLLTQFNPAFINKKIKMCEFQIESMYHMSASTTTCDEIMGVVSVSYPIEKLVIKIIETKAGLQNYKNRSINNMALLKKVLNHYTEKEQKQVVKYMRSNGRYKPYNVIERLQVDLYQASIKQRSERQKQRNTAIENSKIARVNAYHQSSHVKVV
- a CDS encoding pathogenicity island protein, whose product is MKTESYFKEYNQFVIDQQKAIQELKQERNALESKIKIDKSTYKQLIMDGQDDKADNLYQATDADEKKLKALNKRLETKKSVSKEVKYQKTIELLKHQSELSSLYESEKQSALGKLKKVVDAYNEIIDEIEDINDRYEDEHQQYASIYSQEQLYDDKEAREALNGYFRENIFTSYINGNDLPYEHNNKLFLKR
- a CDS encoding pathogenicity island family protein; the protein is MADDNIDDHIVKNHLEMIVDRVATDKEFYIFDSLIQGRSYQDISGVLDCSEQSVRL
- a CDS encoding terminase small subunit, producing the protein MSELTAKQARFVNEYIRTLNVTQSAIKAGYSANSAHVTGCRLLKKPHIKQYIQEQKDKIIDENVLTAKELLHVLTNAAVGDETETKEVVVKRGEYKENPQSGKVQLVYNEHVELVEVPIKPSDRLKARDMLGKYYKLFTDKHDINGNVPIFINIGEWDGDDEELDKAVKNVSNANPNHTVILDDIPLED
- a CDS encoding capsid morphogenesis B protein; translation: METKYELNNTKKVANAFGLNEEDTNLLINAVDLDIKNNMQEISSELQQSEQSKQKQLGTTLQNLAKQNRIIK